The window ACCTTTCCCAGATCTGCTGTGGCTCCATGCATATAAAGCATCGCCTCAGCTAGTGAAGTCTTTCCTGCGCCGTGGGGAGCAATAAGAGCAATATTTCTAATACTATCTCTACTATACTCTGCCATTGCGAATCACCTCCGCATTCTTTTTTGTATGGTGTGCTTACATATTTGCCCTGTTGCTTTGTGCTAGTCTCGGCTCCTTTTTATTAGATATCATAATGTATAGTTAGGGCTAATTTGATTTATATTTTCTTTTGAATCTTTCAACTCTACCTTTAGCCTCAGCTGCCCTTTCTTTTCCAGTATAGAAAGGATGGCAGTCGGCACAAACCTCAACGGAAAAGTCTTCAAACCTAGTAGATTTTGTTTTAAATGTTGTACCGCATGAGCAGCTAACATTCACATCTTTGTATTCAGGATGAATTCCTGCTTTCATTTTTCTTGCCTCCGCAAATATATACCTCGGTTGTTTCTATAATTGGAATACCCCAATAATTCATAATAAATTAACATTAATTTAACTACTGGGCAAATATTTTTTAGTTCACTAATAGGCTTTATATATTACAAAGGCGGCACTGGGCCGCCTTTGATCTGTTTTTTTCATTTTCTTTATACCAATATTATTTTTCAGTAAACTCGGCGTCAATAACATCATCGCCGTCTTTCTTGTCGTTATCAGCTTCGCTTGATGTCTGGTCTACATCTTCTGCTCCACTTCCATCAGCTTGCGGTGGTGCGCCGTCTGCTCCGGCTTCAGCACCTTCTGCTTGCTGCTTATACATAAGCTCAGCTAATTTATGAGAGGCTTGA is drawn from Thermodesulfobacteriota bacterium and contains these coding sequences:
- the rpmE gene encoding 50S ribosomal protein L31; translation: MKAGIHPEYKDVNVSCSCGTTFKTKSTRFEDFSVEVCADCHPFYTGKERAAEAKGRVERFKRKYKSN